GCTACTTCAAATATCATGTTGCTCAACTAACTAGCATGACTATTCTCCCATAAATTCACATTTCTCTCAACAATCTCTTAAACAATCATCTAATGCTAATCAAATTCATCTTTTAATCTACTTTTAATCTCAAATCCCTTCTTCCATGCTTATAATCCCCTACTCCTCCATATATCTTCTTCATTTATCTTTAAGCATATTTCCTCATTATTTTCATCTATTTTAAGAGCACAACcatgttattaaaaaaaatatatccttTCAAGAAGCATCCTTACATCACTTGTCTTCATCATTCCCCTCCTTATAATGATTAGGGCATCCAACTCTTCCAAAAATATTACAATTTATCTTTTCTTCAAAATTACTTTATTTCTCTTAATCATAAAATCATTTGAAaaaagtaaattatatatatatatatatgatcatttcatttcatatcatcCATTCTATCTTGTatatatctccttcaatcaataattaaataaaattaattatttaattaactagataaatatatttataacattaattaaacattgaaattatttatttaattaatttatcctatcAATATAATTtaaccttaattaaataaatccagCATTTATTCAATTAAGTCCATTGCTATCTCAATCTTGCAAAATTCCTTTAGTAAACTGGGACAAATAGGTTAGGGTGATATGATAAGGGATTTTAAAGATAAATTTATTTGCATCTATGCTATCAACATGGAGGTTCAAACttcatttaataatatattaatattttataatttataaaggTGTTTAcaataatttagaaaataattgttattttttataatttatatcttaaaaaatatataataaaatttaaattaaatagaaaatattatcaaatgaaatttaattttttacatAATTATAACCATGCTTTGAGTGATAGTTAAATATGTTAATGGAATCGAATGTGTGGTTTCCTTCCCATCGTTAAGAATGACATTGAAGCCATTGTTAAGCTTTAAAACTTATCCATAATGATAAAATCTTATAACTATAGTTAAATATGTTAATGGAATCGAATGTGCGGTTTCCTTCCCGTTATTAAGGATGGCATTGAAGCCATTGTTAAGCTTTAAAACTTATCCTTAATGATAAACAAATGGCATTGAAGCCATTGTTAAGCTGTAAAACTTATCTTTAATGATAAAAATCAGACTATAACAAATCGACACAGTTATTCGATAGTCTTATGGTTTTGTAAAAGGCCAGCGTCCTAATTAAGGCTACTTTATTTATCAGAAATAAATCGACACAGTTTATTAAGAATACCCGAAACAAAATCATGATAACAATACGATATAatatgaggaaatttacccattgcAATCCTTTCCGCAATATATTCTCTGCTTCGAAATAACAGTCCTCAACTGAGTAAATAATCAATCTAAAATCTTGTTTACTTTTTATAGTAATGGAAAATGGGTAATTTACTGTGCAGGCAATGAGTAAAGTACTTGATTGATTAATTACGCTCCAAGTGACACCCAAGAGTGTGAGTACCCAAAGCCGTAGGTAACGAATGGCAAAGAAAGCATGTACACTATCACACAAATTGTAAGCTCTTACCCTTTTTTACACCATAAATACAATGCTCTTGTACATAACCTTCATCTCACTTGTCTCGCACCTAGATTAGTACTCTACTTCTGTtaaattctttgttttctattggCTTTtgtaagaagaagaaaaatggccAGTAGTGCAAAGCCGTGGAATAGTGTGAATATGATGGTGGTCATGTTTTTGTTGATATGGGTTTCATGGGTAGTATCAGGAGCACCTGCACCTGACTGTAACACAGCTTCCAAATATCTGACTCCCTGCTCCAACTATCTGACAAAGGGAAGTCCCTTACCAAAGATAAATGATCCATGCTGCCAAGGCGTGCGCAGACTGTATAAGCAGGGGGCCACTCAACAGGAGAGGCAGCAGATTTGCCAGTGTTTGAAGAACTCTGCTACCAATCTCAAACTGAATGACAAAGCTGTGGCCAGCCTTGCTCCTGTCTGTGGGATTCGACTTACCTATGTTGTCACTAAAAAGATTAATTGCACCACGTAACTCCTCCACCTTATCATTACCTCTCCTATTTTGTTGTTTATTAGGGTTTCTGAACTACATAAGAACAAGAACTGATTGCTTTTGTTGTTTCGTCTGTTGCAGGATTCCTTGAAACGGTATATCAGCACTCAGCTTTCGCATACGTATTAGTACTGTTTAAAGCGATGTGGTGTATAATGGAGGTGTTACTTTAGACACAGTCTCTAGTACCCTTTTACCTAAATAAACTAGAGCTATATAGTAAGACTGTATTGGATTTATATCCGGCCATTCCATTGGCCCACCGTCCTCTTTAGTATTATTTTTCAGTTAATATATAATTATCATATCATATGTTATTTGAAATCTATTGtactttgttcttgtttcttcgaCTTCTGGTAGATGCAGAACTTGAAATTGGCATTTAACTGGCGTTAGGGGTTGATTTAGAATAGTTAAAGTATGATAAAAATCAGTTAGAATTTAAATCTGGGATCTTTTATTTGTTCTGGGATGCTTTGTTATTTAGTTATTAT
The nucleotide sequence above comes from Cryptomeria japonica chromosome 11, Sugi_1.0, whole genome shotgun sequence. Encoded proteins:
- the LOC131070489 gene encoding non-specific lipid-transfer protein 6-like, which codes for MASSAKPWNSVNMMVVMFLLIWVSWVVSGAPAPDCNTASKYLTPCSNYLTKGSPLPKINDPCCQGVRRLYKQGATQQERQQICQCLKNSATNLKLNDKAVASLAPDSLKRYISTQLSHTY